From Candidatus Margulisiibacteriota bacterium:
AATACATTTTCCTATACAACATGGTGATGAGCGGATATTGAAACTAATGAATAGGGGATACACCGTTCAGCAATACAAGGAAAAAGTTAGGAAATTAAGGGAAAAGGTTCCTGGTGTCAGAATATCAACTGACTTGATTGTTGGTTTTCCTGGGGAAACAGAGGAAGAATTTACAAACATGGTGAATATAGTTAAAGAACTAGGATTCTTTAGAGTAATCAGTGCTGTTTATTCTCCACGGAAAGGGACAAAGGCCGCTGAGATGTCTGAGCAAGTAGATATCAAAATAAAGAAAAGAAGATTAAGTGAGTTAAATCAAGCAGTTAAGGACTATGCCTTTAAAGGTTGAAAAGCTTTCCTTGAAAAAATAAGACAAGTATTGTTTAATTAAGCGTTCACGTAGAAGTATATGGCTTTTGGAAGGAGCAACATTAATGTTTAAAGATTCAGCAAATATGAAGGTTTTTTGTGGTACATCGCATCCAAAGTTAGGAGAAGAAATATCCAGGTATTTAGGGATGGATCTCTCAAGCATCAAGGTATCTAAGTTTAGTTGTGGTGAAATTTTTACTACTATTAACGAAACCATCAGAGGACGAAATGTTTTTTTAATCCAAACTTGTGGGATTAATGTTAATGAAGATTTAATGGAATTATTTATTACAATAGACTCTTGTAAAAGAGCTAGTGCAAGAAAAATTAATGTTGTTCTTCCTCATTTTGGATATGCAAGACAAGACAAAAAATCAGGACCAAGAGAGCCGATTAGTGCAAAACTGATGGCTAATCTTATCACTGAAGCTGGTGCGGATAGAGTGATTACAATGGATTTGCATGCTGATCAAATTCAAGGTTATTTTGATATTCCAGTAGACCATTTGCAAGCACTTCCACTTTTTGTGAAGTACTTTGGTAATAAGAAAAAGATAGATTATGATGGCATGGTAGTCGTTGCCCCAGACACAGGCAGAGCAAAAGCTGCAAAGAAATTTGCTGATAAAATAGGCGCGCAACTTGCTATTCTTCACAAAACAAGACCAGCTCATAACAAGGCAGAAATTGTGAATGTTGTGGGTAATGTCGAAAACAAAACAGTATTACTTTATGATGACATGGTTGATACAGCTGGTAGTGTTACTCAAGGTATCGCTGTTTTAAGAAAACTTGGTTGTAATAAAGACATGTATCTTGTAGCTACTCATGCTGTTTTTTCAGGCCCAGCTATAGAGAGGTTAAAAGAAGCAAATTTTAAAGAAGTTGTTGTAACCAACACAATACCATTACCACCAGAAAAACATTTTCCTGGGCTCGTGGTGTTATCTACAGCTCCTCTTTTTGCAGAAGCAATTCAAAGGAATCATA
This genomic window contains:
- a CDS encoding ribose-phosphate pyrophosphokinase, with protein sequence MFKDSANMKVFCGTSHPKLGEEISRYLGMDLSSIKVSKFSCGEIFTTINETIRGRNVFLIQTCGINVNEDLMELFITIDSCKRASARKINVVLPHFGYARQDKKSGPREPISAKLMANLITEAGADRVITMDLHADQIQGYFDIPVDHLQALPLFVKYFGNKKKIDYDGMVVVAPDTGRAKAAKKFADKIGAQLAILHKTRPAHNKAEIVNVVGNVENKTVLLYDDMVDTAGSVTQGIAVLRKLGCNKDMYLVATHAVFSGPAIERLKEANFKEVVVTNTIPLPPEKHFPGLVVLSTAPLFAEAIQRNHTNTSISEIFAD